TCGAGGGCGTCGTAGACGCGCTCGGCACGGGCCGCGGCGCGATCCGCGACCCCGTCCATCCCCGTCGCGGCGAGCGCGGAGTACGCCTCGAGGAAGGTGGCGGCGGTGTGCGCGAATCGCCCGGTCGTGTCCTCCCAGGCGTTCTGACAGGTGACCGGCCGACCGTCGGCGGCGAGGCCGTCGTCGAGTCCGTCGAGCGCGCGTTCGAGCGTCTCCCGGCCGTCCCCGTCGGCCGCGGCGAGGAACGCCGCGACGCTCCCCGTCTGGTCGGCCTGGTAGTCGACGCCGTCGCCGGCCTCCAGCCGCGCGTTGGCCCACCCCGGGGCGAGCGTGGCGTCGAACGGCCAGACGCGGTGGGGCCACGTCCCGTCGTCGAGTTGCGTCTCGCGGTAGACCGCCGCGCTGCGCGCGTGCCAGTCGTCGAGCCCGAGGTCGAAGTGGCGGTCGGCCTCCAGGAGGAAGCGGGAGATCTCGGAGTCGTCGCGGAACCACGAGTAGCCGTAGCCGCCGGAGTGGGCGTAGTACGGGTCGAAGTCCGGGCCGGCGACGCGCAGGCCCGTCCGACCGGACAGCGACGAGAGGACGCGCAGGTCGGCCGCGAGCGCGTCGGCGTGTGGAAGGTCCGGGTCGACCGTCGGCGGTCCGCGGCGGTCCGCGACCCGCTCCAGCGACGCGCGGTCGCGGTCGCGCGCGGCCGCCCGGACCGCGTCGAGCGCCGCCTCGCGCGGACGGTCGGCGCGCGTCGTCAGGAGCGTCGCGAGCGTCGCCGCCCCGGCGTCGGTCGGAACGACACACACGACGTCGCCACTCAGCGGGTGTGCGTCGGGAGTCGCCGAACCGCCGCGGGGGTACTCTGCGGGCGTCCGGTCGAGCAGTTCGTCGAAGCCGCCGAACGCGACGCCCCGAACCGCCTCGAACCCGGTCGCGCTCGCGAGGTAGTCGGTCTCCTCCGCGTGGTACACCTCGACGGCGTCGCCGTGGTGGAGCTGTCCGACGCGCGTGTCCCGGCCGTCGGGGGCGAAGCCCACGCAGGCGACGACCTCGAGCGATCGGCCGGCCGCGCTCGCGTCGAAGTGCGTGACGTGAACGTCGTCGAGCGTGAGGTCGTACTGCACGACGCGTCCGTACGCCGTCTCGTGGTCGGTCACGACGAGCGCGGTGCCGTCGCACCAGCGCTGCGTCGCGCCGGCGTCGAACCACGTCACGTCCGCGTCCGCGCCGTCGGCGGGGCGGACGCCGAACCGGGAGCGAGCGATCCCGGCCAAACCGACGAGCGGGTAGCTGAAGTCCCGGATCGAGCCGTCCGTCTCCACGTGGACGAGTCGACCGCCGTCGCCGGAGAAGCGACCCGTCGTCGTCCGCCGCTCCCCGGGGACCCTCGTCCGGTCGCCACGGTGCTGGTTGTAGTCGTTCAACGCGTCGCGCAGGTGCATCGCCGAGGGTTCGGCGGCACGTAGTAATAACTTTGGTGTACTTCTACTTCACAAATTTTTCGAGCGTCGTTCGGCTCACCGACGCCGTCCCGCCCGCGGTGACCGTAGCGGGGCGCTTCGAGGAGCGACGGACACGTCTACCGAGCGATGTAAGTACGATCCTCGTACAGTACGCCCATGGACGACGCGTCGCTGGAGGAATCGTTACGGCGGCTGGGGTTCTCGGCCAAGGAGGTCGACACGTACCTGACGATCCTGGAACTCGGAGAGGCGAAGGCGAGCACCGTCGCGAACGAGTCGGGCGTCTCCAAGCGGTACGTCTACAGCATCGCCGAGAAGCTCGCCGAGAGGGAGTTCGTGGCCGTCGACGACCACGTCGTCCCGACGATCATCAGGGCCAACCCCCCCGAGCGCGTCGTGACGGCGCTGACGGACGACCTCGAACGGATGCGCCCGGCGCTCGAATCGCGCTTCTCGCGGGCGACGCCCCGCTCGGCCCGCTTCGAGGTCGTCAAGTCGCGCGTCACGGTGATAAAGCGCGTCTCGGAGCGACTCGGTCGCGCCGAGACGGAGGTGACGCTCGCGATTCCCTACCGACTGATCGACGAGGTGGCGGCCGAACTACGGGCCGCAGTCGAGCGCGGCGCACTCGTCCTCCTGCTGGTCACCGGCGTCAGCCCGGACGGCGACCTCGATCTCGACGGTCTGGCCTCCGTCGCTCGCGCCTGGGAGCAACCGATGCCGACGATGCTGACGGTCGACCAGCGGGCGGGACTCGTCGCGCCGGGCGAGATGCTCTCGCGATCCGACAGCCCCGCACAGGCCATCGTCTTCGAACAGGA
The window above is part of the Halomarina pelagica genome. Proteins encoded here:
- a CDS encoding TrmB family transcriptional regulator sugar-binding domain-containing protein; protein product: MDDASLEESLRRLGFSAKEVDTYLTILELGEAKASTVANESGVSKRYVYSIAEKLAEREFVAVDDHVVPTIIRANPPERVVTALTDDLERMRPALESRFSRATPRSARFEVVKSRVTVIKRVSERLGRAETEVTLAIPYRLIDEVAAELRAAVERGALVLLLVTGVSPDGDLDLDGLASVARAWEQPMPTMLTVDQRAGLVAPGEMLSRSDSPAQAIVFEQEQLGPVIVGSFLGNYFPMATEVYTADPAALPSTYRNFRHAVLQAALHRRADAPVRARVTGRPLHDADLSTELEGVVVDVRQSLLEPQTSSFPVENTLIVETAEGTYSVGGRGAFVEDFEATDVELRPADAPN
- a CDS encoding glycoside hydrolase family 15 protein translates to MHLRDALNDYNQHRGDRTRVPGERRTTTGRFSGDGGRLVHVETDGSIRDFSYPLVGLAGIARSRFGVRPADGADADVTWFDAGATQRWCDGTALVVTDHETAYGRVVQYDLTLDDVHVTHFDASAAGRSLEVVACVGFAPDGRDTRVGQLHHGDAVEVYHAEETDYLASATGFEAVRGVAFGGFDELLDRTPAEYPRGGSATPDAHPLSGDVVCVVPTDAGAATLATLLTTRADRPREAALDAVRAAARDRDRASLERVADRRGPPTVDPDLPHADALAADLRVLSSLSGRTGLRVAGPDFDPYYAHSGGYGYSWFRDDSEISRFLLEADRHFDLGLDDWHARSAAVYRETQLDDGTWPHRVWPFDATLAPGWANARLEAGDGVDYQADQTGSVAAFLAAADGDGRETLERALDGLDDGLAADGRPVTCQNAWEDTTGRFAHTAATFLEAYSALAATGMDGVADRAAARAERVYDALDDLWVDDRGVYALREYGGDHERAGDLDGRCDSATLALASAHRAYARVGDLDDRRLDRLVSHVETVVAELTRDTAAVAGLVRYEGDEWRRREQEREKIWTVSTAWGAHAAATLAAIFADRGDGRADRLAATARDLLALVLPGGPLCLDSGYLPEQVFDDGTPDSATPLGWPHALRLATVALMDEYGLLER